A genomic region of Bubalus kerabau isolate K-KA32 ecotype Philippines breed swamp buffalo chromosome 10, PCC_UOA_SB_1v2, whole genome shotgun sequence contains the following coding sequences:
- the VASH1 gene encoding tubulinyl-Tyr carboxypeptidase 1: MPGGKKVVGGGSTGAAPTAAAVPSGVRRLETSEGASAQRDDEPEEEGEEDLRDGGIPFFINRGGLPVDEPTWERMWKHVAKIHPDGEKVAQRIRGATDLPKIPIPSVPTFQPSTPVPERLEAVQRYIRELQYNHTGTQFFEIKKSRPLTGLMDLAKEMTKEALPIKCLEAVILGIYLTNSMPTLERFPISFKTYFSGNYFRHIVLGVNLGGRYGALGISRREDLMYKPPAFRTLSELVLDYEAAYGRCWHLLKKVKLGQCVSHDPHSVEQIEWKHSVLDVERLGREDFRKELERHARDMRLKIGKGTGPPSPTKDRKKDVSSPQRGQSSPHRRNSRSERRPSGEKKPSEPKAMPDLNGYQIRV, encoded by the exons ATGCCAGGGGGGAAGAAGGTTGTCGGGGGCGGCAGTACCGGCGCTGCCCCCACTGCCGCGGCTGTCCCCTCTGGGGTCCGGCGTTTGGAGACCAGCGAAGGAGCCTCTGCCCAGAGAGATGATGAgccagaagaagaaggggaagaggacCTACGAGATGGAGGCATCCCCTTCTTTATTAACCGGGGTGGGCTGCCTGTGGACGAGCCCACCTGGGAAAGGATGTGGAAACACGTGGCCAAGATCCACCCCGATGGAGAGAAGGTGGCTCAGCGGATCCGCGGGGCCACAGACCTGCCCAAG ATCCCCATACCGAGTGTGCCTACGTTCCAGCCCTCCACGCCCGTCCCTGAGCGCCTGGAAGCAGTGCAGCGCTACATCAGGGAGCTGCA GTACAATCACACAGGGACACAGTTCTTTGAAATTAAGAAGAGCAGACCTCTGACAGG GCTGATGGACCTGGCCAAGGAAATGACCAAAGAGGCTCTGCCAATCAAATGCCTGGAAGCGGTGATCCTGGGAAT TTACCTCACCAACAGCATGCCCACCCTGGAACGCTTCCCCATCAGCTTCAAGACCTACTTCTCAGGGAACTACTTCCGCCACATCGTGCTGGGGGTGAACTTAGGGGGTCGCTACGGGGCGCTGGGCATAAGCCGGCGCGAGGACCTGATGTACAAGCCGCCGGCCTTTCGCACGCTCAGCGAGCTCGTGCTGGACTACGAGGCCGCCTACGGCCGCTGCTGGCACctgctgaagaaggtgaagctGGGCCAGTGCGTGTCCCACGACCCGCACAGCGTGGAGCAGATCGAGTGGAAGCACTCGGTCCTGGACGTGGAGAGGCTGGGCCGCGAGGACTTCCGCAAGGAGCTGGAGCGGCATGCCCGCGACATGCGGCTCAAG ATCGGCAAAGGGACTGGCCCTCCGTCTCCCACCAAGGACCGGAAGAAGGATGTGTCCTCCCCACAGCGGGGCCAGTCCAGCCCCCACCGCAGGAACAGCCGCAGCGAAAGGCG GCCTTCCGGTGAGAAGAAGCCTTCAGAGCCCAAAGCCATGCCAGACCTCAATGGGTACCAGATCCGGGTATAA